A window of Corallococcus macrosporus DSM 14697 contains these coding sequences:
- a CDS encoding DUF1552 domain-containing protein has protein sequence MKLSRRMVLRGLGGTMLSLPFLEGLMPRTARAADSGALPYAIFFRQANGVASAQTTSELGAEPERFWPRTLGALTAESIAGRAVGVLDDHRAHLLVVRNVNMRDFNYGDGHARGAMQGLTARGPVVEGAGGGSESGGESIDHRIGRELNPQQRDSLVFYAGRRGGWLGGPCLSYRSSNVRRAALHDPWNAYQTMIGGPGGLTPEAREQLLVRQRSVNDLVKAQLQALQQRPELSASDHERLDLHLSNVRDLEVALSCRMRADQELILQQQAPGYDSTDGTEVLATARLHMDIAVMAMACGTNRAAVIQVGNGNDGDTRYRHPDTGQLMENFHYVSHRRSSHDSSGGIITGSDLLHHHVDVQFASAFKHLLDRLVAYQMPDGKRLIEHGVAVWYNDLGNGPAHSARNVPFVLAGSCNGFLKQGVYVEASGGGNPNHNRMLNTIGSAVGLRNAAGGYLDDFGDPALTKGVLSELIA, from the coding sequence ATGAAGCTGAGTCGCCGGATGGTGTTGAGGGGCCTGGGCGGGACGATGCTGAGCCTGCCGTTTCTGGAGGGGCTGATGCCGAGGACCGCCCGCGCGGCGGACTCGGGGGCGCTGCCGTACGCCATCTTCTTCCGGCAGGCCAACGGCGTCGCCTCGGCCCAGACGACGTCGGAGCTCGGCGCGGAGCCGGAGCGCTTCTGGCCGCGCACCCTGGGTGCGCTCACCGCGGAGAGCATCGCCGGGCGGGCCGTGGGCGTGCTCGATGACCACCGCGCGCACCTGCTGGTGGTGCGCAACGTCAACATGAGGGACTTCAACTACGGGGACGGCCACGCCCGCGGCGCCATGCAGGGGCTGACCGCGCGGGGCCCCGTGGTGGAGGGCGCGGGCGGCGGCTCCGAGTCCGGAGGCGAGTCCATCGACCACCGCATCGGCCGCGAGCTCAATCCGCAGCAGCGTGACTCGCTCGTCTTCTACGCGGGCCGGCGTGGCGGCTGGCTCGGGGGGCCCTGCCTCTCCTACCGGAGCAGCAACGTGCGCCGGGCCGCGCTGCATGACCCGTGGAACGCGTACCAGACGATGATTGGCGGCCCGGGAGGCCTGACGCCCGAGGCGCGCGAGCAGCTCCTCGTCCGGCAGCGCAGCGTGAATGACCTGGTGAAGGCCCAGCTCCAGGCGCTCCAGCAGCGTCCCGAGCTGAGCGCGTCCGACCATGAGCGCCTGGACCTGCACCTCTCCAACGTCCGGGACCTGGAGGTCGCCCTGAGCTGCCGCATGCGCGCGGACCAGGAGCTCATCCTCCAGCAGCAGGCGCCCGGCTATGACAGCACGGACGGCACCGAGGTGCTCGCCACCGCCAGGCTGCACATGGACATCGCAGTCATGGCGATGGCGTGCGGCACCAACCGCGCGGCCGTCATCCAGGTGGGCAACGGCAACGACGGCGACACGCGCTACCGCCACCCGGACACGGGGCAGTTGATGGAGAACTTCCATTACGTGTCCCACCGTCGCTCGTCGCACGACTCCAGCGGCGGCATCATCACCGGCTCGGACCTGCTGCACCACCACGTGGACGTGCAGTTCGCGAGCGCCTTCAAGCACCTCCTGGACCGGCTGGTGGCCTACCAGATGCCGGACGGGAAGCGGCTCATCGAGCACGGCGTGGCGGTCTGGTACAACGACCTGGGCAACGGGCCGGCGCACTCGGCGCGCAATGTGCCCTTCGTCCTGGCGGGGAGCTGCAATGGCTTCCTCAAGCAGGGCGTCTACGTCGAGGCGTCGGGCGGCGGCAATCCCAACCACAACCGGATGCTGAACACCATCGGCTCCGCCGTGGGGCTGAGGAACGCGGCCGGCGGGTACCTGGACGACTTCGGCGACCCGGCGCTGACCAAGGGCGTGCTCTCCGAGCTCATCGCCTGA